The genomic DNA ggtccacaatacatttatatacatcattgtagtgtacaaatagtacattcatactataataaatttgaattcaaatatataattgataatgcttataactataataaatagatactattcacttatcaaataaattaaatgataactgcttctaaaaaccaattgctaagttatggagaaaaataactaacctttttttaaaaaaaacaaaaattcgcctcccctcccctcactcagctgccatgaacagtgagttcacggcagcttggagggggaggggttgggttatttataggcgtggctcaaaggcaccggttggtgctcaacaaccggtgccaaacaaaaggcataggcaccggttgatgttactaaccggtgcctttgttgtgggcacgtggcggcaccgggccatggcaaaatccggtgccattgtccaccTTTTAGGCACTGGTTggttccaccaaccggtacctattcctccttgtgcttttggtaccggttggtggcactaaccggttcctatattgaagttttggtaccgggtgatgctttaacccggtaccaaacaccttacctttgatcgccgctggccaaaggtactaGCTGCTTTTGCAGCCAGTACTGATGCGTGGCATTAGTACCAGTTGCAatagcagctggtacctttggccaggacctttggcctgttttctagtagtgatactTGACAATAACGTTGATAGTTCTGATAGTGAACTTGACCGCACATAAGCTAGGGGGTCGGCTGAAGGTGGGGGTGGAGGTGATCGGAGTCCCAGCCCAAGCGAGGATGCAACGGCTGTGCACCCGAAGGCGCCACGCACGACTGCGCGGAAGCGCAGGGCCTCTTCGCAGCCCGGTGATGCCGGGTAAGTTTGGATTTCCGTTGTATTGCAATGTACTCGACTACTTTTGAGGATTTTCATCGAGTTGATTTTCCATTTCTCTCTTCCTCGTCTTAAAGCCCGGCGAGCAAGGCAACGCGGCCGAcggcatctggggatgatgtcGGGACGGGAACAAAAGTCTCCCCTGCCCTGGTGGACCTGTCAAGGGAGACAGGGACCACTCTGCCGGATACTGCTATTCCGGCGGGTGGTCCCAAGAAGGAGGCCACCACTCAAGGGGAGAAGGGTGCTGACGCTAGCAAGGCCTCAGCAACGCTGGGCAACAAGATGGTTTAGCCTTTCCCAAAGCTAACGATGCGAGAGAAGCTTCCCATCAAGAAGGCCCATCAAGAAGGCAACCTTGTAAGTGTTCTTTCCATTGTTTTGGATCATCATTTGACTCTTATTGAGTGCTTAATTTGCTTTTTTCCTGCAGCAAGGCGGACCTCGGATTAGGGGTTGCTAGCAGCAATGTGTCCGCAACCCCCAAGCCTACAGAGGAGGCTCCCAAGGATGCACCAGAAGCAGACACCTAGTCTGCGAAAGAACTGGTGGCATCCATGCTCCGAGATTCGCCGTATCCTGATGTGGTCAAGGACCGGCAGCCATCGGCAAAGATCCCCATAGGTGAGCCTATTATGCCACCTCCCTTGGATCTGCTACCTTTTGCTTGACTTGTTTACCTGAGAGGAGTCTTCTTAAGTCCACCTCAACAAGATGAGCCTGTGGGGCAAACTATGTCTGAGCCCCAAAGGGACGAGGTGTCATCGCTGGTGGTGGGGGCAGGTACTTCCGCTGCTCCAGCAGGGAGTACCCGCCACCAGCCAAAAAAATCAAACTTGCACAAGAAAGTATGGAGAAATGCCAAAAATTTGTGCAAGATCAAATGTCTGAGTGCCAGAAGCTCCTGGCGGTAAGTACTTTTTACTCGAGTACCCTTATTTTTATAGATCGAGTAGTTGGTTACTGATTTTTGTCTTTTGTCAAGGAGATGGCGGAAAAAGAGGGCTGCAAGCCCCCAGAAGGCCAAGAAGTTCTTGCTCTGAGAGAGCAAGTGTCCAAGCTCGCAGTGGACAAAGAAGCTCTCGAGGAGAGGGTTACATCGCAGCTTGCGAAGCATAAGGATTGCCACAAGAAACAGAGAGGTAACCTGCTTAGCTTTTGCCAAGTAGTCGAGTAGTTTTTCTTCACGCGTCTGATACTCATGAATCTTGCTATACATATACGCAGAACTCCGAAAATCATTAAAGATTCAGGAGAATCTGGTGTTAGATTTAAAGCTTCTTATGTACCGTCGCACagatgaaatcgagaagctgCAGAAGATGAAAGCCGACTACGACGTGCAGCTTGTTGAAATGTTTCAACAGGTCAAGGATTTGTCAGAATCCAGGGCCTCGTTGTAGCAGGAACTTGATGAGCTAAAGGTCGCGGCCCAAGCTATTGTGGACATGGTGGACATCTCCGAGGAGGATGTTGAAGCACCACTATCCTTGGTGGAACAACTACGAAAAGTTCCACAAGGTATCATGAAGTACCTCTCGGAGACCACCTGGCAATACGTGTCTCACGTGCTCGGGTTGGTGAAGTCCTACTGGCCACAAGTGAACCTGGCTCCACTTGGTGAAGGCATGAACCCTGATTCCGATGAAGACAAGTTTGTCGGGTTCCTCGGGGAAGTCAAGCCTGTAGCTGACAGGATAGTCGACAGCTTGGAGCAGGATGCCTGAGTCTGGCCGTATTTGATGTAAAATCTTGCTGTGAGATATTGTTTGGTCATCTGTGCATCAAACGATTTCTGTTATGTACAAATTTCAGTTTTGATTTGTACTAAGTCATGATGCTTGAGTGTTTTTGGCACAAGTGGTTTCCAGTGATGAAACTTAGGATGCGAGCGTCCTTAGTCATCAGTTGTTATAAATAGTACTTATTATGCCTGAGCGAGTACTAGATTTGTGGCAGCACAGTGCTTACTCGTATTAGACTAAAGTTAGGATATCAATCCTTTTTCAAGCTTGTTTGCTCTTACTCGTTatttgctcatatccttgtttCTTTGGAATGCAAAGTAAGGATAGAGTGGAGAGCAGTGGTTTCCTTTGAAAGGATATAATCTGTTGAGATTAGATAAGAGCATTGTTTGATTCTACTTGGCTCGTCTGAGTCCTTAAGAGGGACGAGCTGTCAGATAGAGTGTCCTTTCAAGGAAAACCTTGTGGGGTCACCCGAATTGGGCCGTAGCCTAAAAAACTACTCGGCTCTTCTAGGTCCTACACATAGAGGAATGAGCTatcgagtagggtgtcctattCAAGGACATGGATGAACTCCATGGAGTTACCCATTTAGGATGAACCTCGTAGGGTTACCCAAGAAGGAAAAAACTCTGTGGAGTTATCCAAATTAGGCCGTAGCCTAAAACACTACTCGGCTCTTCTAGATCCTATACATAGAGGAATGAGCTatcgagtagggtgtcctgttGAAGGTCAGGGATGAACTCCATGGATTTACCAATTTAGGATGAAGCTCGTGGGGTTACCCAAGTAGGAAAAAACTCTGTGAAGTTATCCAAATTAGGCCATAGCCTAAAAAACTACCAGGCTCTTCTAGGTCCTACACATAGAGGAATGCGCTatcgagtagggtgtcctattCAAGGGCAGGGATGAACTCCATGGAGTTACCCATTTAGGATAAAACTCCTGGGATTACCCAAGTAGGAAAAAACTCTTTGGAGTTTTCCAAGTTAGGCCGTAGCCTAAAAAACTACTTGCCTCTTATAGGTCCTACACATAGAGGAATGAGTTATCAAGTAGGGTCTCCTAATCAAGGACAGGGATGAACTCCATGGAGTTACCCATTTAGGATGAACCTCGTGGGGTTACCTAAGTAGGAAAAAACTCTGTGGAGTTATCCAAATTAGGCCATAGCCTAAAAAACTACTCGGCTCTTCTAGGTCCTACACATAGAGGAATGAGCTatcgagtagggtgtcctattCAAGGACAGGGATGAACTCCATAGAGTTACCCATTTAGGATGAACCTCGTAGGGTTACCCAAGTAGCAAAAAACTGTGTGGAGTTATCCAAATTAGACCGTAGCCTAAAAAACTACTTGGCTCTTCTAGATCCTATACATAGAGGAATGAGCTatcgagtagggtgtcctattCAAGGTCAGGGATGAACTCCATGGTGTTACCAATTTGGGATGAACCTCGTGGGGTTACCCAAGTAGGAAGACACTCTGTGGAGTTATCCAAATTAGGTCATAGCCCAAAAAACTACTCAGCTCTTCTAGGTCCTACACATAGAGGAATGAGTTatcgagtagggtgtcctattCAAGAGTAGGGATGAACTCTATGGAGTTGTCGATTTAGGATGAACCTCGTGGGATTACCCAAGTAGGAAAAAACTCTGTGGAGTTATCCAAATTAGGCCGTAGCCTAAAAAATACTCGGCTCTTCTGGGTCCTACACATAGACGAATGAGCTatcgagtagggtgtcctaatcAAGAACATGGATTAACTTCATGGAGTTACCCATTTAGGATGAACCTCGTGGGGTTACCCAAGTAGGAAAAAACTCTGTGGAGTTATCCAAATAAGGCCTAGCCTAAAAAACTACTCGGCTCTTCTAGGTCCTATACATAGAGGAATGAGCTATCGAGTAGGGTGTTCTATTCAAGGACAGGGATGAACTCCATGGAGTTACCCATTTAGGATGAACCTCATGGGGTTACCCAAGTAGGAAAAAACTCTATGGAGTTATCCAAATTAGGCCGTAGCCTAAAAAACTACTCGGCTCTTCTAGGTCCTACACATAGAGGAATGAGCTAATGAGTAGGGTGTTCTATTCAAGGACAGGGATGAACTCCACGGAGTTACCCATTTAGGATGAACATCGTGGGGTTACCCAAGTAGGAAAAAACTCTATGGAGTTATCGAAATTAGGCCATAGCCTAAAAAAACTACTCGACAATTGTTCCAAACCCTTTGATGAGGTAAGGAAGCTGATGCAGTTTGAGGGGAGGTGTAGGTCATAAACATGTTTTGGGATGCTAGGATCCAAGCGCAAGTGGTCGATTTAATGGAAATTAAATTTATTGCGAATAAATTTGTGAGTACAAGACTTTAAGGTAACAGATACTGACTCTTAAGACTTACCCCTTGTCCAGATTGTTACACACTTGTGCAATGAGctaaatatgaaaatatttagGAGAAATTAGATAATGAGGTAGTCGACTAGACTCTTAGTGGATAGTAGGGCGTCAAAGGCGGTCCAAGGGCTTTACGCAGTGATTTACACTTGAAAGTTGTGTGAGAACTTTTTGGGTGCTACCAGCACTTGCGATGAAGTATTTTGTTGATTTTCTCTTCTCTGAAAGTCACCTTTGCATGGTGCTAATCACGGGACTCGCCCTAAGAGTCAGCGTTCATGTGCTTGCACTTCTTGGAGGATCCTGGATGATCTTCTggaatgcggtagttggaagaagggctatatGCCTGAATTTCCTCATGCTCTTGCCTTCTTGAGATGATCACATTACGAGCGTCACACCCAATGTTGATTACATTGCGGAGGTCGCTATTGGAATAGTCGTAGTTGTCACCTTGCAGTTCTTGGCGACGATCGGTGGTGCTCGTAGAAATCTTCCACCACAGAGTCTTCCAGTTGGACGGTAACCATCACAGACGGTGGGGCTAAGGGTGGGTCCTGCTTGATGCTAGTCTTGACTTCAGTGATCGCCATTGGGGTCGTCTAGGTTGAGGCGTTCCATCGACTCATCCTCTGACTC from Panicum virgatum strain AP13 chromosome 7N, P.virgatum_v5, whole genome shotgun sequence includes the following:
- the LOC120683231 gene encoding uncharacterized protein LOC120683231 isoform X2; this encodes MEKCQKFVQDQMSECQKLLAMAEKEGCKPPEGQEVLALREQVSKLAVDKEALEERVTSQLAKHKDCHKKQRELRKSLKIQENLVLDLKLLMYRRTDEIEKLQKMKADYDVQLVEMFQQVKDLSESRASL
- the LOC120683231 gene encoding uncharacterized protein LOC120683231 isoform X1 → MEKCQKFVQDQMSECQKLLAEMAEKEGCKPPEGQEVLALREQVSKLAVDKEALEERVTSQLAKHKDCHKKQRELRKSLKIQENLVLDLKLLMYRRTDEIEKLQKMKADYDVQLVEMFQQVKDLSESRASL
- the LOC120683231 gene encoding uncharacterized protein LOC120683231 isoform X3 → MEKCQKFVQDQMSECQKLLAEMAEKEGCKPPEGQEVLALREQVSKLAVDKEALEERVTSQLAKHKDCHKKQRDEIEKLQKMKADYDVQLVEMFQQVKDLSESRASL